A genomic window from Streptomyces brevispora includes:
- a CDS encoding HNH endonuclease family protein — protein MVPALGMAAVLALAGCDPEQITSGAESPGTGANGGKESVTGFGASPLDNADGTKPGLAPLTSDADRAAAREIIAKVATKGRGPKTGYKRDKFGYAWKDSVDGIPLSRNGCDTRNDLLARDGKKVEFRSGSDCVVASMTLKDPYTGSTIEWRKQQATKVQIDHVMPLSYDWQMGAARWNEAKRQQIANDPLNLLPVDGPANNAKRDSGPATWLPPYKPVRCAYAVRFAQVSLKYQLPVTAPDKKIMLELCGG, from the coding sequence ATGGTGCCCGCCCTCGGCATGGCCGCCGTGCTGGCCCTGGCAGGCTGTGACCCCGAGCAGATCACGTCCGGTGCCGAATCGCCGGGCACCGGCGCGAACGGGGGCAAGGAGTCGGTGACCGGCTTCGGTGCCAGCCCGCTGGACAACGCCGACGGTACCAAGCCGGGCCTCGCGCCCCTCACCTCCGACGCGGACCGGGCGGCGGCCCGGGAGATCATCGCGAAGGTGGCTACCAAGGGGCGCGGCCCGAAGACCGGATACAAGCGGGACAAGTTCGGGTACGCCTGGAAGGACTCCGTCGACGGCATACCGCTCTCCCGCAACGGCTGCGACACCCGCAACGACCTGCTGGCCAGGGACGGCAAGAAGGTCGAGTTCCGGTCGGGGTCCGACTGCGTGGTCGCCTCCATGACGCTCAAGGACCCGTACACCGGCTCGACCATCGAGTGGCGCAAGCAGCAGGCCACCAAGGTCCAGATCGACCACGTCATGCCGCTGTCCTACGACTGGCAGATGGGCGCCGCCCGCTGGAACGAGGCCAAGCGGCAGCAGATCGCCAACGACCCGCTCAACCTGCTCCCGGTGGACGGCCCGGCCAACAACGCCAAGCGCGACTCGGGCCCCGCGACCTGGCTGCCGCCGTACAAGCCGGTCCGGTGCGCGTACGCGGTCCGGTTCGCCCAGGTCTCGCTGAAGTACCAACTCCCGGTCACCGCACCGGACAAGAAGATCATGCTGGAGCTGTGCGGCGGCTGA
- a CDS encoding SCO6745 family protein — translation MRRPPVLYYAPEAFEEAAALGYRTDERWPSYFAWRAAPLGDASAARVAVTFHSFSPAMVDEHVPAVWSVAPPADVLAARTRAVDRTYRTLLGEAYAAADTAEAVALLRRVTEAADTADRPLAAANAALPWPDEPHLALWRAATVLREHRGDGHLAALARAELDPVESLVSFAAIGAAAPEVFASRGWSDEEWQEARQRLLGRGLLKGDGMATNAGRALRAEVERRTDEAAAAPWRELGGGERERLVALLGPLWVAVIGSGMLPSETTLGIGKV, via the coding sequence GTGCGGCGTCCTCCTGTTCTCTACTACGCGCCGGAGGCCTTCGAGGAGGCCGCCGCGCTCGGCTACCGGACCGACGAGCGCTGGCCGAGCTACTTCGCCTGGCGCGCGGCACCGCTCGGGGACGCGAGCGCCGCCCGGGTCGCCGTAACCTTCCACAGCTTCAGCCCGGCCATGGTGGACGAGCACGTGCCCGCCGTCTGGTCCGTCGCCCCGCCCGCCGACGTGCTCGCGGCCCGCACGAGGGCCGTCGACCGCACGTACCGGACGCTGCTGGGGGAGGCGTACGCCGCTGCGGACACGGCCGAGGCCGTCGCGCTCCTGCGCCGCGTCACGGAGGCCGCCGACACGGCGGACCGCCCGCTCGCCGCGGCCAACGCCGCACTGCCCTGGCCGGACGAACCCCACCTCGCGCTCTGGCGGGCGGCGACCGTCCTGCGCGAGCACCGCGGCGACGGCCACCTCGCGGCGCTCGCCCGCGCGGAGCTCGACCCGGTGGAGTCGCTGGTGTCCTTCGCGGCGATCGGCGCGGCGGCGCCGGAGGTGTTCGCGAGCCGCGGGTGGAGCGACGAGGAGTGGCAGGAGGCTCGTCAGCGACTGCTCGGGCGGGGGCTGTTGAAGGGCGACGGCATGGCGACGAACGCGGGCAGGGCGCTGCGTGCCGAGGTCGAACGGCGTACGGACGAGGCGGCCGCCGCCCCGTGGCGGGAGCTCGGGGGCGGGGAGCGGGAGCGGCTCGTCGCGTTGCTGGGGCCGTTGTGGGTGGCGGTGATCGGCTCCGGGATGCTGCCGTCGGAGACGACGCTGGGCATCGGCAAGGTGTGA
- the mfd gene encoding transcription-repair coupling factor has product MSLHGLLDVVVRDPALSEAVEAAGDGHRMHIDLVGPPAARPFAVAALARDAGRTVLAVTATGREAEDLAAALRTLLPPDTVAEFPSWETLPHERLSPRSDTVGRRLAVLRRLAHPRQDDPETGPVSVVVAPVRSVLQPQVKGLGDLEPVALRIGQSADLGETVEALAAAAYSRVELVEKRGEFAVRGGILDVFPPTEEHPLRVEFWGDDVEEIRYFKIADQRSLEIAAHGLWAPPCRELLLTDEVRERAAALAERHPELGELLNKIAEGIAVEGMESLAPVLVDDMELLIDVLPKGSMTVVCDPERVRTRAADLVATSQEFLQASWAATAGGGEAPIDVGAASLRGIADVRDRARELEMMWWSISPFAADEELTRTFAAAAAGDTLKLRMRAPEAYRGDTARALADTKGRLADGWRTVYVTEGQGLAARTVEVLSGEGIPARLDADLAEISPSVVHVSCGAIDHGFVDAELRIAVLTETDLTGQRTATKDLGRMPARRRKTIDPLTLEAGDYIVHEQHGVGRYVEMVQRTVQGATREYLLVEYAPAKRGQPGDRLYIPTDQLEQVTKYVGGEAPTLHRLGGADWTKTKARAKKAVKEIAADLIKLYSARMAAPGHVFGPDTPWQRELEDAFPYAETPDQLTTIAEVKEDMEKSVPMDRLICGDVGYGKTEIAVRAAFKAVQDGKQVAVLVPTTLLVQQHYGTFTERYAQFPVNVRALSRFQSESQSKATLEGLREGSVDLVIGTHRLFSSETRFKDLGLVIVDEEQRFGVEHKEQLKKLRANVDVLTMSATPIPRTLEMAVTGIREMSTITTPPEERHPVLTFVGPYEEKQIGAAIRRELLREGQAFYIHNRVESIDRAAARLREIVPEARIATAHGQMSEQALEQVVVDFWEKKFDVLVSTTIVESGIDISNANTLIVERGDNFGLSQLHQLRGRVGRGRDRGYAYFLYPPEKPLTETAHERLATIAQHTEMGAGMYVAMKDLEIRGAGNLLGGEQSGHIAGVGFDLYIRMVGEAVADYRTALEGGAEEEEPPLEVKIELPVDAHIPHDYAPGERLRLQAYRSIASASSEDDIRAVREELTDRYGKLPEPVENLLLVAGLRMLARACGVGDIVLQGQNIRFAPVELRESQELRLKRLYPKTVIKPALHQILVPRPTAGRIGGKPVVGRELLAWTGEFLTTILGS; this is encoded by the coding sequence ATGAGCCTGCACGGTCTGCTGGATGTCGTCGTACGTGACCCGGCGCTGTCCGAAGCGGTGGAGGCCGCCGGAGACGGCCACCGGATGCACATCGACCTGGTGGGCCCGCCCGCCGCCAGACCCTTCGCCGTGGCCGCGCTGGCCAGGGACGCGGGGCGCACCGTGCTCGCCGTCACCGCGACCGGCCGCGAGGCCGAGGACCTGGCGGCGGCGCTGCGCACACTGCTGCCGCCGGACACGGTCGCGGAGTTCCCGTCCTGGGAGACCCTGCCGCACGAGCGGCTCTCGCCGCGGTCCGACACCGTGGGCCGCCGGCTGGCCGTGCTGCGGCGCCTGGCGCACCCGCGGCAGGACGATCCGGAGACCGGGCCGGTCTCCGTCGTCGTCGCGCCGGTGCGTTCCGTGCTCCAGCCGCAGGTCAAGGGGCTCGGCGACCTGGAGCCCGTGGCGCTGCGGATCGGGCAGAGCGCCGATCTCGGCGAGACGGTCGAGGCGCTCGCGGCCGCCGCCTACTCCCGGGTCGAACTGGTCGAGAAGCGCGGCGAGTTCGCGGTGCGCGGCGGCATCCTGGACGTGTTCCCGCCGACCGAGGAGCACCCCCTGCGGGTGGAGTTCTGGGGCGACGACGTCGAGGAGATCCGCTACTTCAAGATCGCCGACCAGCGGTCGCTGGAGATCGCCGCGCACGGGCTGTGGGCGCCGCCCTGCCGTGAGCTGCTGCTGACCGACGAGGTCCGCGAGCGGGCCGCCGCGCTCGCGGAACGACACCCCGAGCTGGGCGAACTCCTCAACAAGATCGCCGAGGGCATCGCGGTGGAGGGCATGGAGTCCCTCGCCCCGGTCCTCGTCGACGACATGGAACTGCTGATCGACGTCCTGCCCAAGGGCTCGATGACCGTGGTCTGCGACCCGGAGCGGGTCCGCACCAGGGCCGCGGACCTGGTCGCCACCAGCCAGGAGTTCCTCCAGGCGTCGTGGGCGGCGACCGCGGGCGGCGGCGAGGCCCCGATCGATGTCGGCGCGGCCTCGCTGCGGGGCATCGCGGACGTCCGCGACCGGGCCCGTGAGCTGGAGATGATGTGGTGGTCGATCTCCCCGTTCGCCGCGGACGAGGAGCTCACGCGGACATTTGCCGCTGCCGCGGCGGGCGACACCCTCAAGCTCCGGATGCGTGCCCCGGAGGCGTACCGGGGCGACACCGCCCGCGCGCTCGCCGACACCAAGGGCCGACTGGCCGACGGCTGGCGCACGGTGTACGTCACCGAGGGCCAGGGCCTCGCCGCCCGGACCGTCGAGGTGCTGAGCGGCGAGGGCATCCCGGCCCGCCTCGACGCGGACCTGGCGGAGATCTCACCGTCCGTGGTCCATGTCTCCTGCGGCGCCATCGACCACGGCTTCGTCGACGCGGAGCTCAGGATCGCCGTCCTGACCGAGACGGACCTGACCGGTCAGCGCACCGCCACCAAGGACCTGGGCCGGATGCCGGCCCGCCGCCGCAAGACCATCGACCCGCTGACGCTGGAGGCGGGCGACTACATCGTCCACGAACAGCACGGTGTGGGCCGCTACGTCGAGATGGTGCAGCGCACGGTGCAGGGCGCCACCCGCGAGTACCTCCTCGTGGAGTACGCCCCCGCCAAGCGCGGCCAGCCCGGTGACCGGCTCTACATCCCGACCGACCAGCTGGAGCAGGTCACCAAGTACGTCGGCGGCGAGGCGCCCACCCTGCACCGGCTCGGCGGCGCCGACTGGACCAAGACGAAGGCGCGCGCCAAGAAGGCCGTCAAGGAGATCGCCGCCGACCTGATCAAGCTCTACTCGGCCCGGATGGCCGCCCCCGGCCATGTCTTCGGCCCGGACACCCCCTGGCAGCGCGAACTGGAGGACGCCTTCCCGTACGCGGAGACGCCCGACCAGCTCACCACCATCGCCGAGGTCAAGGAGGACATGGAGAAGTCCGTCCCCATGGACCGGCTGATCTGCGGCGACGTCGGCTACGGCAAGACGGAGATCGCGGTCCGCGCGGCCTTCAAGGCGGTCCAGGACGGCAAGCAGGTCGCCGTCCTCGTCCCCACGACCCTCCTGGTCCAGCAGCACTACGGCACGTTCACCGAGCGGTACGCCCAGTTCCCCGTCAACGTAAGGGCGTTGAGCCGCTTCCAGTCCGAGTCCCAGTCCAAGGCGACGCTCGAAGGGCTGCGCGAGGGCTCCGTCGACCTCGTCATCGGCACCCACCGCCTCTTCTCCTCCGAGACGAGGTTCAAGGACCTGGGCCTGGTCATCGTCGACGAGGAGCAGCGCTTCGGCGTCGAGCACAAGGAGCAGCTGAAGAAGCTCCGCGCCAACGTGGACGTCCTCACCATGTCCGCGACGCCCATCCCCCGTACGCTCGAAATGGCGGTGACCGGCATCCGCGAGATGTCGACGATCACCACACCGCCCGAGGAGCGCCACCCGGTCCTCACCTTCGTCGGCCCGTACGAGGAGAAGCAGATCGGCGCGGCCATCCGCCGCGAACTGCTCCGCGAGGGCCAGGCGTTCTACATCCACAACCGCGTCGAGTCCATCGACCGGGCCGCCGCCCGGCTGCGTGAGATCGTCCCCGAGGCGAGGATCGCCACCGCGCACGGCCAGATGTCCGAACAGGCCCTGGAACAGGTGGTGGTGGACTTCTGGGAGAAGAAGTTCGACGTCCTGGTCTCCACGACGATCGTCGAGTCCGGCATCGACATCTCCAACGCCAACACCCTGATCGTGGAGCGCGGCGACAACTTCGGCCTCTCCCAGCTCCACCAGCTGCGCGGCCGGGTGGGCCGTGGCCGCGACCGCGGCTACGCCTACTTCCTGTACCCGCCGGAGAAGCCGCTCACCGAGACGGCCCACGAACGCCTGGCGACGATCGCCCAGCACACCGAGATGGGCGCGGGCATGTACGTGGCGATGAAGGACCTGGAGATCCGCGGTGCGGGCAACCTCCTGGGCGGCGAACAGTCCGGCCACATCGCGGGCGTCGGCTTCGATCTGTACATCCGCATGGTCGGCGAGGCGGTCGCCGACTACCGGACCGCCCTCGAAGGCGGTGCGGAGGAGGAGGAACCGCCGCTGGAGGTCAAGATCGAGCTGCCGGTCGACGCGCACATCCCGCACGACTACGCCCCCGGCGAGCGCCTCCGCCTCCAGGCCTACCGCTCGATCGCCTCGGCCTCCTCGGAGGACGACATCAGGGCCGTCCGCGAGGAGCTCACCGACCGCTACGGCAAGCTCCCGGAACCGGTCGAGAACCTCCTCCTGGTTGCGGGCCTGCGCATGCTGGCCCGCGCCTGCGGCGTCGGCGACATCGTGCTCCAGGGCCAGAACATCCGCTTCGCCCCGGTGGAGTTGCGCGAGTCGCAGGAGCTCCGCCTGAAGCGCCTCTACCCGAAGACGGTCATCAAGCCGGCCCTCCACCAGATCCTGGTCCCGCGCCCGACGGCCGGCCGGATCGGCGGCAAGCCGGTCGTGGGCCGCGAACTCCTGGCGTGGACGGGGGAGTTCCTGACGACGATCCTGGGGTCGTAG
- a CDS encoding helix-turn-helix transcriptional regulator, protein MGKNEMSVLGVSEAEEDVYRHFLRNPGAGTDGLHLLLHIDAQALHACVARLRELGLLHPENHGPGIFPTDPDTALARLVDLRLNILHQELQQVTRSRHLIDGLRAEQGGRRPPPVGIEQLEGADRIRDRIDDLAFFARDEILSVEPYTRLSPESIARSRPMDLRCLRRGVRIRSVVARTALEDPATAAHLRELAAHGAAIRVTSDTTERLLVYDRRTALVPLDPRDPSRGVLLAQRSGLVSNIVALFEKIWDQCVDLARADDEGGGPADAALSGAERRVLVSMCTVGKDEAGARELGVSVRTYRRHVAELIQMLGASSRAQAALLARERGWV, encoded by the coding sequence GTGGGCAAGAACGAGATGTCCGTACTCGGGGTCTCGGAGGCCGAGGAGGACGTCTACCGGCACTTCCTCCGCAATCCCGGCGCCGGTACCGACGGTCTGCACCTACTGCTGCACATCGACGCCCAGGCGTTACACGCCTGCGTCGCCCGGCTCCGGGAGCTCGGGCTGCTCCACCCCGAGAACCATGGCCCGGGGATTTTTCCGACAGATCCGGACACCGCGCTGGCCCGGCTGGTCGACCTGCGGCTGAATATCCTCCACCAGGAGCTGCAGCAGGTCACCCGATCACGCCACCTCATTGATGGTCTACGCGCGGAGCAGGGCGGCCGAAGACCGCCACCGGTGGGCATCGAGCAGCTGGAGGGGGCGGACCGGATACGTGACCGGATCGACGACCTCGCGTTCTTCGCCCGGGACGAGATCCTCTCCGTGGAGCCGTACACCAGGCTCTCCCCCGAGAGCATCGCCCGCTCCCGCCCCATGGACCTGCGATGTCTGCGGCGCGGCGTACGCATCCGGTCCGTCGTCGCGCGCACCGCACTGGAGGATCCGGCGACGGCCGCCCATCTGCGGGAGCTGGCCGCGCACGGCGCCGCGATCCGGGTCACGTCCGACACCACCGAGCGGCTGCTCGTGTACGACCGACGGACCGCCCTCGTCCCGCTGGACCCGCGCGACCCCTCACGGGGCGTGCTGCTCGCCCAACGCAGCGGCCTGGTCTCCAACATCGTCGCGCTCTTCGAGAAGATCTGGGACCAGTGCGTGGACCTCGCACGCGCCGACGACGAGGGCGGCGGCCCGGCGGACGCGGCTCTGTCCGGGGCCGAGCGGCGGGTGCTCGTGTCGATGTGCACCGTGGGCAAGGACGAGGCGGGCGCCCGTGAGCTGGGGGTCTCGGTACGGACCTACCGGCGTCATGTCGCCGAGCTGATACAGATGCTCGGCGCCTCGAGCCGGGCCCAGGCGGCGCTGCTGGCTCGGGAGCGCGGCTGGGTGTGA
- a CDS encoding amidohydrolase: MPARVKETPAPPRPPAVSREVLRPALEFCLDVHAHPELSGAELRTADRFAARLEASGCTVTRGVGGGHGVVGVLRNGEGPTVMIRAELDALPVTERTGLAYASTVPGVMHACGHDLHLAAAGGAVAELARTRSAWRGTVLVVGQPAEETLCGARAMLADGLYERFGTPDAVLAQHTSPAPAGTLAHAADFRTPLLAASTALDVTLYGRGGHAGTPHLTVDPVLAAAATVMRLQSVVSRETSPAEHAVLTVGSIHAGERGNVIPDTAELSLCIRALSDPVVDRMAAAAERVVRAESAASGCVREPDLTVTSRSPALLPDPAATAAVRGAHEALFGPDRVTDCGPLTATEDFAWFGGQGVATVYWMLGVTGVGPWRAARAGGPPVPANHAPEFAPDLRTALPTGITAMASAARRILDGEGNGR, translated from the coding sequence GTGCCAGCCCGTGTGAAGGAGACCCCCGCCCCGCCCCGGCCCCCGGCCGTCTCCCGTGAGGTGCTGCGCCCCGCGCTGGAGTTCTGTCTCGACGTGCACGCCCACCCCGAGCTCTCCGGGGCCGAACTGCGCACCGCGGACCGGTTCGCGGCCCGGCTGGAGGCGAGCGGCTGCACCGTCACCCGAGGGGTCGGTGGCGGCCACGGTGTCGTCGGTGTGCTGCGCAACGGCGAGGGTCCCACCGTGATGATCCGTGCCGAGCTCGACGCCCTCCCGGTGACCGAGCGGACCGGCCTGGCCTACGCGAGCACCGTGCCCGGTGTGATGCACGCCTGCGGCCACGACCTCCACCTCGCGGCGGCCGGCGGCGCGGTGGCCGAGCTGGCCCGTACGCGCTCCGCGTGGCGCGGCACCGTCCTGGTGGTGGGCCAGCCCGCCGAGGAGACCCTGTGCGGTGCGCGGGCGATGCTGGCGGACGGGCTGTACGAACGGTTCGGCACCCCGGACGCCGTCCTCGCCCAGCACACCTCGCCCGCCCCGGCCGGCACCCTGGCGCACGCGGCGGACTTCCGCACCCCGCTGCTGGCGGCCAGTACGGCGCTGGACGTCACGCTGTACGGCAGGGGCGGTCATGCGGGCACCCCGCACCTCACCGTCGATCCGGTACTGGCGGCGGCCGCCACCGTGATGCGGCTCCAGTCGGTGGTCTCCCGGGAGACGTCCCCGGCCGAGCACGCGGTGCTGACCGTCGGTTCGATCCATGCCGGTGAACGCGGCAACGTGATCCCGGACACCGCTGAACTCTCCCTGTGCATCAGGGCGTTGTCCGATCCGGTGGTCGACCGGATGGCGGCGGCCGCGGAGCGGGTCGTGCGGGCCGAGTCCGCCGCGTCCGGCTGTGTGCGGGAACCCGACCTCACGGTCACCTCGCGGTCGCCCGCGCTGCTGCCGGACCCCGCCGCCACCGCCGCCGTGCGCGGGGCGCACGAGGCCCTGTTCGGGCCGGACCGGGTCACGGACTGCGGGCCCCTCACGGCAACCGAGGACTTCGCGTGGTTCGGTGGACAGGGGGTGGCGACGGTGTACTGGATGCTCGGTGTCACCGGGGTCGGGCCGTGGCGCGCGGCCAGAGCCGGTGGACCGCCCGTACCGGCCAACCACGCACCGGAGTTCGCCCCCGACCTGCGCACCGCGCTGCCGACCGGGATCACGGCGATGGCGTCGGCGGCCCGGCGGATCCTGGACGGCGAGGGGAACGGCCGGTGA
- a CDS encoding thiazolylpeptide-type bacteriocin — protein sequence MAPKTELATLADEILELESETFEISDYSDAAEVVLAGSTSCSSTSTCSSTTSTTSCCA from the coding sequence ATGGCCCCCAAGACCGAGCTCGCCACCCTCGCCGACGAGATCCTGGAGCTGGAGTCGGAGACCTTCGAGATCTCGGACTACTCGGACGCCGCGGAGGTCGTGCTCGCCGGCTCCACGTCCTGCTCCTCGACGTCGACCTGCTCCAGCACCACCAGCACCACCTCCTGCTGCGCCTGA
- a CDS encoding TOMM precursor leader peptide-binding protein, giving the protein MNTATATATTPAAARPLPGESPLESARTGLQHELTARYARLTATGTLPAPLVVPLGAADTLGHGLPDPYADSRPAANVQLTSRAVLIGPWGGDGTATACGQCLAMRWQRLRSRSEREALELGRAPRGATHWPVLTGYTVDAAWAVYRAVLGGGHDTPEASPADRALPRVTRIDLATLATATFPLLPEPLCPHCVHEVPDTAEAARMTLGPAPKPDPDGYRLRSLSSYALPTAALANPVCGALGADTWINPTSTTTAPVAGTHFVRGYAGLNDVTWSGQANSYATSRVLAHLEGLERYAGTTRRRGTSPVVDSWTNLADRALNPADCGFYAPRTYADDPMVSPFDPDRPIPWVWAHSLRTDRPVLVPARLAHYSAGVEADNFVFECSNGCATGGSLQEAILFGLLELIERDAFLLAWYGRTPLTAIDLTTCRSAAVRSMIDRAGLQGYDVHAFDTRMDLDIPVVTALAVRRDGGPGTLSFAAAAGFDPEGAVESALSEVLTYIPHLPYQVAERYDELTAMSADFTRVRQLKDHAQLYGLPAMSPHAREYLEPVGVRTLDATFADWQARRPRTGDLLDDLNLLRDGLVAAGHDVIAVDQTTPEQRRMGLHTVATIVPGLLPLDFGWTRQRALLMPRLRTALQAAGRRADELPEAAVKRVPHPFP; this is encoded by the coding sequence ATGAACACAGCCACCGCTACCGCCACCACACCGGCCGCCGCCCGCCCGCTGCCCGGGGAGAGCCCACTGGAGTCGGCCCGCACCGGACTTCAGCACGAACTGACTGCCAGGTACGCGCGGTTGACCGCGACCGGAACGCTCCCCGCCCCTCTCGTCGTCCCGCTGGGCGCCGCCGACACCCTCGGTCACGGCCTCCCCGACCCGTACGCGGACAGCCGCCCGGCCGCCAACGTCCAGCTCACCTCGCGGGCCGTGCTCATCGGCCCCTGGGGCGGCGACGGCACCGCGACCGCCTGCGGGCAGTGCCTCGCCATGCGCTGGCAGCGGCTGCGCAGCCGCTCCGAGCGCGAGGCGCTGGAACTCGGCCGCGCACCGCGCGGCGCCACCCACTGGCCGGTGCTCACCGGGTACACCGTCGACGCGGCCTGGGCCGTCTACCGCGCGGTCCTGGGCGGCGGCCACGACACCCCGGAGGCGTCCCCCGCCGACCGGGCGCTGCCCCGGGTCACCCGGATCGACCTGGCGACCCTGGCCACCGCCACCTTCCCCCTGCTGCCCGAACCCCTGTGCCCGCACTGCGTCCACGAGGTCCCGGACACCGCCGAGGCGGCCCGGATGACGCTGGGCCCGGCGCCCAAACCCGACCCGGACGGCTACCGGCTGCGCTCCCTCTCCTCCTACGCGCTGCCGACGGCCGCGCTCGCCAACCCGGTGTGCGGCGCCCTCGGAGCCGACACCTGGATCAACCCGACGTCCACCACCACCGCCCCGGTCGCCGGTACGCACTTCGTGCGCGGCTACGCCGGACTCAACGACGTGACGTGGAGCGGCCAGGCCAACAGCTACGCCACCAGCCGCGTCCTCGCCCACCTGGAGGGTCTGGAACGGTACGCGGGCACCACGCGCCGACGCGGCACCTCACCCGTGGTCGACAGCTGGACCAACCTCGCGGACCGGGCGCTGAACCCCGCCGACTGCGGCTTCTACGCCCCGCGGACCTACGCGGACGACCCGATGGTCTCCCCGTTCGACCCGGACCGGCCCATCCCGTGGGTGTGGGCCCACTCCCTGCGCACGGACCGCCCCGTCCTCGTACCCGCCAGACTGGCCCACTACAGCGCCGGCGTCGAGGCCGACAACTTCGTCTTCGAGTGCTCCAACGGCTGTGCCACCGGCGGCAGTCTGCAGGAGGCGATTCTGTTCGGGCTCCTCGAACTCATCGAGCGGGACGCCTTCCTCCTCGCCTGGTACGGCCGCACCCCGCTGACCGCGATCGACCTCACCACCTGCCGCTCCGCCGCAGTTCGCAGCATGATCGACCGGGCCGGGCTCCAGGGCTACGACGTCCACGCCTTCGACACCCGGATGGACCTCGACATCCCCGTCGTCACCGCGCTCGCCGTGCGCCGGGACGGCGGCCCGGGAACGCTGTCGTTCGCCGCGGCGGCCGGATTCGACCCGGAGGGAGCCGTCGAGTCGGCCCTGTCCGAAGTGCTCACGTACATCCCGCACCTGCCCTACCAGGTGGCCGAGCGCTACGACGAACTCACCGCCATGTCAGCCGACTTCACCCGGGTGCGTCAGCTGAAGGACCACGCCCAGCTGTACGGCCTGCCCGCGATGTCCCCTCATGCCAGGGAGTACCTGGAGCCCGTCGGTGTACGGACCCTGGACGCGACCTTCGCCGACTGGCAGGCGCGGCGACCGCGCACCGGGGACCTGCTGGACGATCTGAACCTGCTGCGGGACGGGCTCGTCGCCGCCGGGCACGATGTCATCGCCGTCGACCAGACCACCCCCGAGCAGCGCCGGATGGGTCTGCACACCGTCGCCACGATCGTGCCCGGCCTGCTGCCGCTCGACTTCGGCTGGACACGGCAGCGGGCGTTGCTGATGCCCCGGCTGCGGACCGCGCTGCAAGCGGCCGGCCGACGCGCGGACGAACTGCCGGAGGCCGCGGTCAAGCGCGTGCCGCACCCCTTCCCGTGA
- a CDS encoding ABC transporter permease, whose translation MSAYAALTTAGYRACTRDKTTLFFTFAFPLVFLVVFGLIFHGQTVEESGRPYINYIAPGVLSWGIGNAAVFSVGFTLMQWRRDDVLRLIRMTPTPLSAILASRYVLAIGIGAVQAVLFVSVSLLPVFGLQPAGRWPLVLPVLVIGITAFLAIGVIVGSSASTPEAVAAVANCLMVPMAFLSGSFFPLDSMPTWMQNLSYVLPLRYLNDGISGALTGDGTTGDIALSCAVLAGFAVVLCVIAARTFRWSDKS comes from the coding sequence ATGAGCGCATACGCGGCGCTGACCACGGCCGGATACCGGGCCTGTACACGCGACAAGACCACCCTGTTCTTCACGTTCGCCTTCCCGCTCGTCTTCCTGGTGGTCTTCGGCCTGATCTTCCACGGCCAGACGGTCGAGGAGAGCGGCAGGCCGTACATCAACTACATCGCCCCCGGCGTGCTGTCCTGGGGCATCGGGAACGCGGCCGTCTTCAGCGTCGGCTTCACCCTCATGCAGTGGCGGCGCGACGACGTCCTGCGCCTCATCCGGATGACCCCGACCCCGCTCTCCGCCATCCTCGCCTCCCGCTACGTCCTGGCGATCGGCATCGGGGCCGTGCAGGCCGTGCTCTTCGTCTCGGTCTCCCTGCTGCCGGTGTTCGGCCTCCAGCCGGCCGGCCGCTGGCCGCTCGTCCTGCCGGTCCTGGTCATCGGCATCACGGCCTTCCTCGCGATAGGGGTCATCGTCGGCAGCAGCGCGAGCACACCGGAGGCGGTCGCCGCCGTGGCCAACTGCCTGATGGTTCCGATGGCGTTCCTGTCGGGCTCGTTCTTCCCGCTGGACTCCATGCCGACCTGGATGCAGAACCTGTCGTACGTCCTGCCGCTGCGCTACCTCAACGACGGGATCTCCGGAGCACTCACCGGCGACGGCACCACCGGCGACATCGCACTGTCCTGCGCGGTGCTGGCCGGATTCGCCGTCGTCCTGTGCGTGATCGCGGCGAGGACCTTCCGCTGGAGCGACAAGTCATGA